The stretch of DNA TGGACGCCATTATCGATCAGGCCGGGCTGGGCGAGCATAGCCGCGGCTCATGGCTATCGTCGCCCGGCTACGGGATGGTCGAGGTCGACCCGCTGCCGGTCCTGTGCGCCGGCGGCACGGTGTGCATCCCTGCCCCGCAGGTGCTGCAGGACGTCAACCTGCTGGCGCGCTGGCTGCTCGAAGGCGACATGAACCATACGCTGGCCATGACGTCCATCGCCGAAGCGCTGTGGGCCACCGGGACCCGGACCGGCCTGCGCACCATGCTGATCGCCGGTGAGCGCTGCAAGCAATGGCCGCCGGCCGATCTCGGCTACCGGGTGATCAATGTCTATGGCTCCGCGGAGGCCGCGGTGGTGTCCATAGAGGACCTGTGCGCGCCGCGCCGCACCTTGCTGCCCTCGGTCGGACGGGCGATACCCGGCGCCCGGATGTACGTGGTCGACCGCCATGGCCAGCCGCTTGCGGCCCGTTGTGTCGGCGAGCTGATCATCACCGGCGAAACGCTGTCGGTGGGCTACGTGAACCCCGAGGACACCAAGAAGGCGTTTCGTGGCAACACCCTGGACGCCACGTCGCCATTGCAATACAGCACCGGCGATCGGGCGCGCATGGCCGCCGATGGCACCGTGGAAATCTTCGGGCGGACCGACTCGGTGGTAAAGATCCGCGGACATCGGGTCGACCTGACTGAGCTGGAGATCACCGCGCTGCAGGTACCGGGCGTGGTGAAGGCGGCGGCCACCTGCTTGAGCAACGACCTGGGCGCGACCCTGGCATTGTTCCTGGAGCTGGCTCCGGACGCCGTAGAGGTGATGGCCAAGGTCCGCAAGCACTTGGCCTCGCGCCTGCACCCGGCCGCTCAGCCCGGCCAGATCGTGACCGGCACCCTGCCCCTGGGGCGCAACGGCAAGGTGGACTACAACGCGCTGCAGGTCGGCCCGATCGAGCGCGATGCGGACCAGACCGTCTTTGCCCCGGTGACCCGGGCAGACCACGCGGTACGTGATTGCTGGCTGGCCTGGACGCTGTGTGACGAGGCGACGCTGGAGTCGAGTTTCTTCGACGCCGGCGGCGATTCCCTGCGCGCCTTGCGCATGGTCGGGGAGCTGGCCTGCAAGCACGGCATCCATGTGCAAATGGGCGCCTTCCTCGAGGAGCCGGTACTGGCGAACCTGGTTCGCCTGGCCAATGCCTCGCGCAATACCCAGTTGCCGACGTTCGAACACTTGCCGGCGCAGCAGCAACGGCTGCCGTTCGAACTCAACGAAAGCCAACAGGCACTGTGGATCGGTCGTGGCTCGTTCTACGACTACGGCGGCGTCGGCTGCCAGGGTTATTTCGAATGGGAAGTGCAGGCCCTGGACCGCGAGCGCTTCACCCGTGCCGTGGGGCTGCTGGTCGAGCGCCATCCGATGCTGCGCATGACCATCGATGCCAGCGGACGCCAGAGCATCGGCGATGTCGACGGTACCCAGGCGGTGGAGTACGTCGATCTCAGCGCCCTGGATGCGACGCAGATCGACTGGGAGATCGACCAGGTCCGCGAACGCATGGCCAACGAAGAAATCGGCACCACGCAATGGCCACTGTTCCAGTTCCGCATCAGCCGCATCAGCGCCGGCACCAGCCGTGTGCATCTGTGCATCGACATGCTGATCGCCGATGCCTGGTCGATCTTCCAGGTGATCATCCCCGACCTGATCGATCTCTACCTGGAAGATGACCCACAGCTGCCTGTGCTCCAGACCAGCTTCCATGACTACGTCGCTTATCGGCAAAAGGTGCTCAAGAGCGCCCAGTACCAGGCCGACCGCGAATACTGGCTGGACAAGATCAACCATCTGCCGGCGGCGCCGCGCTTGCCGCAGCTGGAGCCCGGGGAGTTCAGCGGCCCGTCGCGCTTCGAGCGATACGAGGGCAGCCTCGCCGTCGCGGCCTGGGAGCGACTCCAGGCCCAGGCCCAGGCGCGCAATATCTCGCCATCCGGGGCGGTCGCGCTGGCCTTGTGCGAAGTGCTGCGCTGCTGGAGCGAAGAAGACCGCTTCACCCTGAACTTCCCGGTCTCGGACCGGATGCCCGTCAGTGCCGATATCGACCAGGTCGTCGGCGACTTTACCAATACCCTGCTGGTGCCTTACGAAACAGCGGCCGCCGATACCCTCGAGGCTCGCGGCCAGAAGTTGCAAGGCGCCATCTGGCAGGCACTGGACCATCGGCTGTTCAACGGTGTCGAGGTGCTGCGCGAGCTGGCCCGGGCCCGTCGCAGTGGCGGTGCGCCGCTGATGCCGATCGTCCTCACCAGCCTGCTCGGGCACCCGGGCCGCCATGATGCGGCGCGTCTTGGGCAAGAGGTCTACGGCGTCTCGCAAACGCCACAAGTCACCCTGGATGTGCAGCTGCGCGAATCCGAGGGCACCTTGTACTTCAAATGGGACTACCTGTCCGGGGTCATTCGCCCTGACGTGGTGGAAGCGATGTTCGGCGCATTCCGCACGCTGCTGCAGCAACTGGCCGACGACAGCGAGGTCTGGCAACGCACCTGGCTCGACCTGCGACCTGCCGCGCAGATCGAAGTACGCCAGGCGGTAAACGCGACCCAGGCGCCGGTACCGGAGGTTCACCTGCGCGACCTGCTGCTGGCACGGATCGCCGAACGCGCCGGGGAAACCGCCGTCCTCGATCCACGGGGCAGCTACAGCTGGGGTGAAATCGGCCGGGCCGCGGCACGGATCGGCCAGCTGATCCAGCAAGCCCGCAACCCCGGCGAACGCTTTGTCGGGATCGTGCTGCCCAAGGGCAGCGGCCACTATGCGGCGGTCTACGGCTGCCTGCTGGCCGGTGTCGGCTATGTGCCGGTGGATATCGACCTGCCGCCCGAGCGCATCCGCTCGGTACTGTCCCAGGCCGGGGTGCGCACGGTTATCGCCGGTGCCGATACCCGGTTGCCGGAGCAGGCGCAGCGGCTCGTGCTGACGGACGAGGACCTGCGTGCCTGGGCCGGGCAGCACACGGACCTGGTCCTGGCACCCCTGCCCGCGGACTACTCGCCCTACGTGATCTTCACCTCCGGCTCCACCGGCAACCCCAAGGGGGTCGAGATTCCAGAGGCCGCGGTGGTCAACCACGTCTATGACGTCGTCGAACGCTTTGGCCTGGATACCTCCACCCGCCACCTGGCCACTGCCGCCCTGCACTTCGACATGTCGGTCTTCGATATCTTCGGCCCCCTGCTGCACGGCGGCTCGGTGGTGGTTCCTGCCCAGGCGGTAGGACCGGACCCCGATACCTGGCTGCGCCTGCAGCGGCGCCACGGCGTGACCTTCTGGGCCTGCGTGCCGGCCATCATGGACTTGCTGTGCAGTGTCGCGGAAAACGCGCGCAGCTTCTGCGCGGTGGAATCGCTGGCCAATATCGTCATGGCCGGCGACTGGATCCCTCTGCCGCTGCTGCCGCGAGCCAGGGCGCTGTACCCGAAGGCACGGCTGTACTCCTGTGGAGGCCCCACCGAGACCACCAACTGGTCGGTGCTGCACGAAATCGACGAGCAAGAAGGCCAAATGGTGCGTTCGGTGATCTATGGCGCGCCGATGCGCAACTCGGCCTATCACATCGTGGCGGGCGACTGGACCGATTGCCCGGATTGGGTGCCCGGGGAAATGCTGGTGCAAAGCGATGTGTCCCTGGCCTGTGGCTACATCGGCCAGCCGGAGCTGACCGGCAAGGCCTTTGTCCAGCACCCGCGCAGCGGCCAGCGGATGTACCGCACCGGTGACCTCGGGCGCTACCTGCCCAACGGCGAAATCGAGATCCTGGGACGTCTCGACAACCAGATCAAGCTCAATGGCCTGCGCATCGAGCTGGGCGAGATCGAGAGCGTGGCCGAGTCCTGCCCCGGTGTCTCGCGGGCCTGTGCCGTAGCCCTGCCCGGTCCCGACGGGCATCCCAAGCAGATCGCCCTGGTCTATGTCGGCGAGCCCGGACTGGCTGCTGCAATCACCCAGGCCCTGACCCTGCGCCTGCCTGCCTACATGGTGCCGAAAACTGTCCAGCCGTTGCCCCAATTACCCCTGTCGAAGAACGGCAAGGTGGATGTACTGGCCCTGCGTGAAACCCTGAGGAATGACATGAAAGACTCCACCAGCAAGACTCCGCAAACCATCCTGCGCACCGTTATCCGGGTTATCGCCAGCCATCTTGAGGAGCCGGTGGTACTGCCCGAGGACAACTTCTTCGACCTGGGCGGCGACTCGCTGTCGGCGATGAAGATCAAGATCGAACTCGAGTCCCAGCTGTCCATCAGCGTACCCCTGGAGAACCTCATGCTCACCGAGACCATCAGTGAGTTCGCCAACAGCCTGGACGCGGGGAACCAGCCATGATCAAGGACAACCTGCACCGGCAATGGCTGGAGGATGTGGACGCCTACCTGGATGGACGCACCACGCCACAGGAACTGGAGGCCAAGGGGCAACTGCGGGCCCGGGAAGTCTTGCAGTATGTCCAGGAACGCTCGACGTTCTATGCCAGGCACCTGCGTTCGCAACTGGGCGGCCCCAGCGCGCTGCCGGCGCTGGACGGCATACCGTTCACCACCAAGGAAGACCTGCGCGCCGTGGGCCGCTCGGTCTGCAGCCTGCCTTTCGAGCAGATCGCGGTGTACTACGAGACGACCGGGACCACGGGGGCGCCCACCCCCTGCCCTCGGGCGGCGATTGACGTGGACACCAGCGGTGCCTATGTGCAGAAGGCCGTCTCCGACCTGTACCAGTCGACATTCGGCACCACCGATGCCCTTACCGCGATCATGGGGCCGTCGGAGCTGTATGCGTTCGGCGATACCTATGGCGAGGTCTGCCGCAACCTGGGCATTCCCTATGTGCGGCTGTGGCCGGAAAGCCCTCGGGTCGGCCTGGTCAAGGCCGCCCAGTTGATCAACGACCTTGGCGTGCGCTCGCTGATCTGCTCGCCCGCCGTGGCCCTGGCCCTGGCCCGGCTCTATGTCAGCCAGGGGATCGATCCGCGCGCGACCGCGGTGGGCCAGATCATGGTGCTGGGCGAACTGTGCACGCCGCAGATGCTGAGCAATATTGCCCGGGTCTGGAATGCCCACTGCACCCATGGCCTGTATGGCTCCCAGGAAGCCCATGCGGTGGCCACCGGCTGCGCCAACGGCAACCTGCACTTCTCCGAGACCAACTACCTGGCGGAGATTCTTCCGGTTCCCGGAATGGAAGGCGATATCGGCGAACTGTGCCTGACGATGCTGGTACCCGGGGCCAAGCCGCTGATCCGCTACCGCACCGGCGACCTGGCGCGACTGCACGCTGCCGAGGAGTGCGGGTGCGGCAATCGTTCTCGTTGCCTGCGGGTCTTTGGCCGGGTGAGCGATGTGATGACCCTGGCCGGTCGCCAGGTACTGCCGGCGCTGATCGAGTCGGCGGTGCTGGCTGCGGCCGAGTGGGTCTCCGGCTACGAGGTCAGGATCTGCACCGCCAGCGACGGCAGCGACCATGTCGAAGTGTCGATGGTGGCGGGTATCGGCGAGCGTTCGCTGGCCCAGGTACAGGAACAGATGGCCGGCCATTTCGGCACCTCGGTCCAGCTGCAACTGGAGCAGAGCCTGGACCCGAGGACCGAGACCGGCGCCTACATTTCCTGGAAGCACGCCCGTATCCGCGATCAACGGGAGAGCGCCCTGTGAGCGCGTTACCAGCCACCGCCTGCTCGGGCGATGGCGTGAACAGGGCGGCGCGCCAGCCTACCCGGCCGATCGAAAGCGTGCAGTTTCACCCCGAGCGCATCGGCACCGACTACGGGATCAAGATGATCCGTAACTCATTGGCCCTGGCCAACGTCAACCCCATGGGCTGATCGCTCTGGAAAAAAGCCTCGGGTGCCGGCCGGATGCCGGTCGACACCCATTAATCTAAGGATTGGATAAACATGACTCACACACCCGCGAATGCAACGCTCAATGAAAAACGATGGCAGGCACTGGCTGTCATCTCGATCATCCAGCTGATACTGCTGCTGGACGCCACCGTGGTGAACGTGGCCCTGCCACGGATCAAGCACGAGCTGGGACTCACGGACGGGTCCCTGACCTGGGTAGTCAATGCCTACCTCATCACCGCCGGATCGCTGTTGCTGCTGGGCGGACGGATCGGCGACGCCTTTGGGGTGCGGCGCACCTTCCAGGTCGGCGTAGTGATTTTTGGCGCATTTTCCTTGCTGGCGACCTTCGCCGAAGATGCCACCGTGCTGATCGTCAGCCGTGCCGGGCAAGGGGTCGGCGAAGCCCTGGCTTCGGCCACCGGGCTGGCCATGGTGTCGTTGCTGTTTCCCGCAGGCCCCGAGCGCGGCAAGGCGTTTGGCATCTGGGCGGCACTGGGCGGCCTGGGCTCGATCATCGGCGTACTGCTGTCCGGCGTACTGACTCATTATCTGTCGTGGCGCTGGGTGTTCGGGATCAACGTGCCGATCGTCATGCTGCTGAGCGTGGCGACCATGGTCATGATTCCCAAGTTCACCCACCGCACTTCCACCCCTCTGGACCTGGGCAATGCACTGATCCTGGTGGTGGCCGTCGCCGCGACCGTCATGGCCGTGATGGGCTCCGGCATCGAGCACCTGCCCGGACAACGCGTGGCGCTCCTGGTGCTGGGCTTGCTGGGTATCGCCCTGGTGCTGCGTCGTTGCAAGCGTTCGGAAAACGGCATTATTCCCGCACGCCTGATGGCTCGCTCTCCCCGCCTGGCCGGCTACGCCATCGTGGCCATCCTGGCGGCGACCTCCGGCGCCTTGTTCTACCTGGGCGTACTGCTGCTGCAAGACTACCTCGGCCTGAGCCCGATGCAGACTGGCCTGGCCTGGCTGCCCTTCTGCCTGGGTTTCTTCCCCGGCATCTTCCTTTCGCAGTTCGTCATGCAGCGCTGGAGCCCGCAGGCGGCAGCAGTCGTCGGCCTGGCAACCTCGGCGCTGGGTTTCGCCTTGTTTGCCTTCGGCGTACCCCTGCATAGCTACTGGCTGGGAATGCTCCCGGCCATGCTGGTCACCTCCATCGGCTTCGGTTGTGTCGCACCGGTCGCTCAGTCGTTGGCCACCAGTGACCTGAGCGAGGCGGATGCTGGTGCCGGCTCGGGTATCACCACCACCATCCAGCAGCTGTTCCAGGTGTTCGGGGTCACCCTGCTGGCTGCCGTGGGCCTGGCGGTCTCCGACAGCACCGCAGTGCCGACCATCACGGCCAATGGTTTCGTCAGCGCTTTCGCACTGTCGGCGCTGGCGATGATCGGGGGGGCCTTGCTGATCTGGGCCGGACGCAATGCCCTGGCTCTCGAGCCGGCCCCATCGAGCCCCCAGCCGTAGGTTATCGTCATGCATCAGAACTACCTGATCCCTCCCTTCAAGGGACCCCTGGCGACGCTTTCCAGCGTCGCGGGGCTGCGGGAAAAATGGACCGGGGCGATGCTTGACCAGACGGGGCGCGCCTATTCTGGCGCGCTGCGTCTGGACTTCAGTGAGCAGTGTTGCCACGCGCAAGTATTCGACGCCGTGGCCCAGACCCTGGCCCGGCATCCGATCCTGGCGGCCCGATTCGAGATCGAAGGAGAACAGCTGGTCGGCCGGGCCCCCAGCGAACAGGCATTGCGCCAGGCGCTGCGCGAGCAACTGGGCAAGGTGCAGGCCGCCGTCACCGACCAGGACTTCCTGGCCTACCGGGCCAGGCAAGCCGCCGAACCCGGGCTGCGCATCGCCTCGGCGGTAGACGAGGCTGGCCTGCATATCTGGATCGGCTTCTGGATCTATACCTGCGATGGCGCGTCGATTGACCTGCTGCTGGAGGATATCGCCCAGCATTACTCGGGCCTGCCCCCGGTATCCTGCAGCGCCTGGAACGACTATTGCCGGCTGCAGCACCTGCCGCCGCCGGCAAGCGCGGCGCAACGGCTTGAGATCTACCCGGGGACGGGGCCCTACGGGCTCGACGCACTGCGCGCCAAGGGCGCTGGCGGCATGGGGCGCATGCAGAGCCTGAAGTTCACCTCCAGCGTGCCGCGCAGCAGGGTTCTGGACTATGCCAGGGCCCAGCGCGTGACGCCGTTCGTGCTGCTGTTGGCCATCTACCAACGGGCAATCAGTGCCGTCAGCGGTGTCGCCACGGTGGTGACCGGCGTCCCCTTCGCCAATCGCCCGGGCGCCGCGGCCCAGAAGCTGGTGGGGCCGTTGTCCAATACCATCCCGGTCAGTACCCGGCATGAGCCCGGCGAGCCATTGGCCGCGGTGATCAAGCGCGTGCAGCGGGCGGTGATCAATGCCGCGGCTCGCCAGGACATGGAGCCGGCAGCCTTGTATCCCGAGGGTATGTCTACCCGCACCGCCGGCTTCGAACTGCCGTTTCCCCAGCTGTTCAACGCCTGGAACTCACGCAGCGCAGGCAGCCGCATCGCCCTGGGCGACAACCAGTGGATGAGCCTGCGGCTATTGCCCAACGAGACCTGCCGCGTGGCTTTCGAAATCACCCTGGATGAGCACACCGAGCATATTTCGGGGCGGATCGACATGGACGCCGCAGCCTATGGCGACCATGCAGGACAGGTCATCGAACAGATGATCAGCGATCTGCAAGGCATTCCCGGCGACTGATCCGCAAAGCGTGTAGACCACCGCCAAGAGCGCAGTTCGCACAGTCCTGCGCTCTTGGCGGATGGCCTGCATGCCCCAATCGCCTGCCGTTGCTTAAAGCCCTGGCTTATCCAAGGGGACCAAACGCTCCAACGCCTGCGCCACGCCGCGCCCGTACGCCGGGTCAGCCTTGCTGCAGTTGTCGATATGCCGCTGACGGATCGCTTGCGCAACGCCATCCATTGCCCGCGCGGTGTTTTCGAACAACGCTTGCTGGCGCGCCGGGCTCAACAGGCGGAACAGATTGCCGGGCTGCTCGTAATGGTCCTCTTCAAGCCGATGGTCATAGTGCTGGGCAAAGCCTTCCAACGGCAGCGGCGGCTCGGACAGCGCCGGTGTGTCCTCCCACTCCCCCACGCTGTTCGGGAAATAGCTGGCAGTGCCACCGAGGTTGCCATCGGTGCGCATGGCGCCGTCGCGGTGATAGCTGTGATACGGGCAACGCGGGGCGTTGACCGGGATGTGATTGAAGTTCACCCCCAAGCGATAACGCTGGGCGTCGCCATAGGAAAACAGCCGCGCCTGAAGCATGCGGTCCGGCGAAAAGCCGATGCCAGGCACCACGTTAGCCGGGGAAAACGCCGCCTGTTCGATTTCGGCAAAGTGGTTCTCAGCGTTACGGTTGAGCTCCAGGGTGCCGACTTCGATCAGTGGGAATTGGCCATGCGGCCAGACTTTGGTCAGGTCGAACGGGTTGTGCCGATAGGTGTTCGCCTGCGCTTCTTCCATCACCTGGATACACAGTTTCCAGCGCGGGAAGCGCCCCTGCTCGATGCTCTCGTACAGATCCCGCAGGTTGCTTTCGCGGTCCTTGCCGATCACTGCGGCGGCCTCTGCATCCGTCAGGTTTTCGATGCCTTGCTGGCAGACGAAATGAAACTTTACCCAGACCCGCCGGTTGTCGCGGTCGATCAGGCTGAAGGTGTGGCTGCCAAAACCGTGCATGTGGCGGAAGCTGCGGGGAATGCCGCGGTCGCTCATCACGATGGTCACCTGGTGCAGCGCCTCAGGCAGCAGGCTCCAGAAATCCCAGTTGCTGTTGGCGTTGCGCAGGCCGGTGCGTGGGTCGCGCTTGACCACGTGGTTGAGGTCGGCAAAGCGCAGCGGGTCGCGGAAGAAAAATACCGGGGTGTTGTTACCAACGATGTCCCAGTTGCCTTCGTCGGTGTAGAACTTCACGGCGAAACCACGGATATCGCGTTCGGCGTCGGCGGCGCCACGTTCACCGGCCACCGAGGAAAACCGCACGAACAACGGCGTCTGCTTGCCCACCGCGCTGAAAATATCGGCCTTGGTGTAGCGCGAGATGTCATGGGTGACGGTGAAGGTGCCATAGGCGCCGGCGCCCTTGGCGTGCATGCGGCGTTCGGGAATGACCTCACGGTCGAAATGGGCGAGTTTTTCCAGCAGCCAGATGTCTTGCAGCAGCGCCGGGCCACGGGGTCCGGCGGTCTGGATATTGAGGTTGTCGGACACCGGGGCGCCGGTGGCGTTAGTCAGTTTTTTCACGGTCGGGTTCTCATCGATAGCGGCTGATAAGGCGTGGAGTCAGGCGCGGGGCTGTGCCCGCGCCCGAGGCGCATCAGCCCTTGATGAACGCCAGCAGATCGGCGTTGAGCTGATCTTTATGGGTATCGGTCAGGCCGTGGGGAGCACCGGAGTAGATCTTCAGCGTGGAACCCTTGACCAGCGCTGCCGAGGCGATGCCCGACGCTTCGATCGGCACCACCTGGTCTGCGTCACCATGCACCACCAGTGTCGGCACGTCGATTTTCTTCAGGTCTTCGGTGAAGTCGGTTTCCGAGAACGCCTTGATGCAGTCGTAGGCGTTTTTGTGGCCGGCGGCCATGCCTTGCAGCCAGAACCAGTCGATCATGCCCGCGGACGGTTTGGCGCCGGGCTGGTTGAAGCCGAAAAACGGGCCACTGGCGAGGTCTTTGTACAGTTGCGAGCGATCGGCCAGCGAAGCCTGGCGAATGCCGTCGAACACTTCGATCGGCAGGCCGCCTGGGTTGGCTTCGGTCTTGAGCATCAAGGGCGGCACCGCGGAAATCAGCCCGGCCTTGGCCACGCGGCCAGTGCCATGGCGCCCGATATAGCGCGCCACTTCGCCGCCACCGGTGGAGAAACCGAACAGCACGGCATTCTGCAAATCCAGGTGTTCGATCAGTTGCGCGAGGTCGTCGGCATAGGTGTCCATGTCATTGCCGGACCACGGCTGGCTGGAGCGACCATGGCCGCGACGGTCGTGAGCGATGACCCGATAGCCCTGGTCTGCGAGAAAGATCATCTGCGATTCCCAACTGTCGGCATTCAACGGCCAGCCGTGACTGAAGACGATCGGCTGACCGCTGCCCCAGTCCTTGTAGTAAATCTGGGTGCCATCACGTGTGGTGAACGTACTCATAAGGGGTACTCCGTAGCAGAAGTTGGGATAAATCAACCGGATGTGGGGAATGTTCCGAGCAAGAGCGAACCCACACCATTGACCGGGACAGGCAGTCTGCCTGTGTCGGCAATGCGGAAAATTGTTTGTTTGTGCTTTTTTAAGCAGCGCGTTGGAAGTTGAACTTCGGATGCTGCCCCGATAACGCGCACCTGAATAAGCAAGAGCACAAATAACGGGCATCGATTAGTTTTATTCTCTTGCAACTTCGCTATTGGTTTTTTTCTGTGCGATTGACTCAGCACACTTATACAAGAACCTGTGCGCTTGTTCTTTTAGGGTTGCCCCACGCTACTTTACGGACGGGGTTATCTACTTGTCCGCGCCGCGGCGATGACGGTGCCTGCACAGTCTTGAAGTTGCATCTCCAATAGAAACCCAAGGACATAGCTCATGAAAAACCACGTCACAGCGAAAGACGGAACACAGATTTTTTTTCGCGACTTCGGACAAGGTCGCCCGATTGTTCTTTCCCATGGCTGGCCTCTCAACAGCGATGCCTGGGACGGTCAAATGCAATTTCTCGCGAATGCGGGGTTTCGCGTCATTGCTCATGATCGTCGCGGGCATGGTCGCTCGGGCCAACCGGCTGGCGGTAACGATATGGACACTTTCGCAGACGACTTGGCGGTCATCATCGAAACCCTCGACCTCAAGGATGCGGTCTTGGTCGGGCATTCCATGGGCGGAGGCGAAATCGTTCGATACGTGACCCGGCACGGGACCGATCGTGTTGCCAAGCTGGTGCTCCTGGGGGCAATCACTCCGCTCATGGGCGCTACGGGCGGCAACGCGG from Pseudomonas chlororaphis subsp. chlororaphis encodes:
- a CDS encoding non-ribosomal peptide synthetase, with translation MTSVPAEPQSLPGTERSLWDAFACPAAGQSADSAREQEDIALPPGLTASINDLITVAAVLGSLLSPEGRVTLGIHDGGKRSQLGVDCTALNLAQDARGYIAQLRDSAEAPHDDTPLRADIEISDGNNLPAAQSPVWLLVQDGRCQLSVRSDRMTRAVRLELLELVAFACARVLDPKALPASTIQPTCPAPAETGERPFLVERIYRHVQSKPSAVAIVDDNSDRTLTYAELWDASEALVQHIRERVTSRRSSPRLALFLERGWQHLASIIAVQRMGGTCVLIDPAHPDERIRAFIEECSPHAVLTAGSTTERARDWASCPLLDIDKVQIRPAHVDWEHGKWVETTNEACFIAGTSGSTGRPKAVCLSYRGMAATLDAIIDQAGLGEHSRGSWLSSPGYGMVEVDPLPVLCAGGTVCIPAPQVLQDVNLLARWLLEGDMNHTLAMTSIAEALWATGTRTGLRTMLIAGERCKQWPPADLGYRVINVYGSAEAAVVSIEDLCAPRRTLLPSVGRAIPGARMYVVDRHGQPLAARCVGELIITGETLSVGYVNPEDTKKAFRGNTLDATSPLQYSTGDRARMAADGTVEIFGRTDSVVKIRGHRVDLTELEITALQVPGVVKAAATCLSNDLGATLALFLELAPDAVEVMAKVRKHLASRLHPAAQPGQIVTGTLPLGRNGKVDYNALQVGPIERDADQTVFAPVTRADHAVRDCWLAWTLCDEATLESSFFDAGGDSLRALRMVGELACKHGIHVQMGAFLEEPVLANLVRLANASRNTQLPTFEHLPAQQQRLPFELNESQQALWIGRGSFYDYGGVGCQGYFEWEVQALDRERFTRAVGLLVERHPMLRMTIDASGRQSIGDVDGTQAVEYVDLSALDATQIDWEIDQVRERMANEEIGTTQWPLFQFRISRISAGTSRVHLCIDMLIADAWSIFQVIIPDLIDLYLEDDPQLPVLQTSFHDYVAYRQKVLKSAQYQADREYWLDKINHLPAAPRLPQLEPGEFSGPSRFERYEGSLAVAAWERLQAQAQARNISPSGAVALALCEVLRCWSEEDRFTLNFPVSDRMPVSADIDQVVGDFTNTLLVPYETAAADTLEARGQKLQGAIWQALDHRLFNGVEVLRELARARRSGGAPLMPIVLTSLLGHPGRHDAARLGQEVYGVSQTPQVTLDVQLRESEGTLYFKWDYLSGVIRPDVVEAMFGAFRTLLQQLADDSEVWQRTWLDLRPAAQIEVRQAVNATQAPVPEVHLRDLLLARIAERAGETAVLDPRGSYSWGEIGRAAARIGQLIQQARNPGERFVGIVLPKGSGHYAAVYGCLLAGVGYVPVDIDLPPERIRSVLSQAGVRTVIAGADTRLPEQAQRLVLTDEDLRAWAGQHTDLVLAPLPADYSPYVIFTSGSTGNPKGVEIPEAAVVNHVYDVVERFGLDTSTRHLATAALHFDMSVFDIFGPLLHGGSVVVPAQAVGPDPDTWLRLQRRHGVTFWACVPAIMDLLCSVAENARSFCAVESLANIVMAGDWIPLPLLPRARALYPKARLYSCGGPTETTNWSVLHEIDEQEGQMVRSVIYGAPMRNSAYHIVAGDWTDCPDWVPGEMLVQSDVSLACGYIGQPELTGKAFVQHPRSGQRMYRTGDLGRYLPNGEIEILGRLDNQIKLNGLRIELGEIESVAESCPGVSRACAVALPGPDGHPKQIALVYVGEPGLAAAITQALTLRLPAYMVPKTVQPLPQLPLSKNGKVDVLALRETLRNDMKDSTSKTPQTILRTVIRVIASHLEEPVVLPEDNFFDLGGDSLSAMKIKIELESQLSISVPLENLMLTETISEFANSLDAGNQP
- a CDS encoding phenylacetate--CoA ligase family protein, with the translated sequence MIKDNLHRQWLEDVDAYLDGRTTPQELEAKGQLRAREVLQYVQERSTFYARHLRSQLGGPSALPALDGIPFTTKEDLRAVGRSVCSLPFEQIAVYYETTGTTGAPTPCPRAAIDVDTSGAYVQKAVSDLYQSTFGTTDALTAIMGPSELYAFGDTYGEVCRNLGIPYVRLWPESPRVGLVKAAQLINDLGVRSLICSPAVALALARLYVSQGIDPRATAVGQIMVLGELCTPQMLSNIARVWNAHCTHGLYGSQEAHAVATGCANGNLHFSETNYLAEILPVPGMEGDIGELCLTMLVPGAKPLIRYRTGDLARLHAAEECGCGNRSRCLRVFGRVSDVMTLAGRQVLPALIESAVLAAAEWVSGYEVRICTASDGSDHVEVSMVAGIGERSLAQVQEQMAGHFGTSVQLQLEQSLDPRTETGAYISWKHARIRDQRESAL
- a CDS encoding glutamine amidotransferase-related protein, whose product is MSALPATACSGDGVNRAARQPTRPIESVQFHPERIGTDYGIKMIRNSLALANVNPMG
- a CDS encoding MFS transporter; this encodes MTHTPANATLNEKRWQALAVISIIQLILLLDATVVNVALPRIKHELGLTDGSLTWVVNAYLITAGSLLLLGGRIGDAFGVRRTFQVGVVIFGAFSLLATFAEDATVLIVSRAGQGVGEALASATGLAMVSLLFPAGPERGKAFGIWAALGGLGSIIGVLLSGVLTHYLSWRWVFGINVPIVMLLSVATMVMIPKFTHRTSTPLDLGNALILVVAVAATVMAVMGSGIEHLPGQRVALLVLGLLGIALVLRRCKRSENGIIPARLMARSPRLAGYAIVAILAATSGALFYLGVLLLQDYLGLSPMQTGLAWLPFCLGFFPGIFLSQFVMQRWSPQAAAVVGLATSALGFALFAFGVPLHSYWLGMLPAMLVTSIGFGCVAPVAQSLATSDLSEADAGAGSGITTTIQQLFQVFGVTLLAAVGLAVSDSTAVPTITANGFVSAFALSALAMIGGALLIWAGRNALALEPAPSSPQP
- a CDS encoding condensation domain-containing protein translates to MHQNYLIPPFKGPLATLSSVAGLREKWTGAMLDQTGRAYSGALRLDFSEQCCHAQVFDAVAQTLARHPILAARFEIEGEQLVGRAPSEQALRQALREQLGKVQAAVTDQDFLAYRARQAAEPGLRIASAVDEAGLHIWIGFWIYTCDGASIDLLLEDIAQHYSGLPPVSCSAWNDYCRLQHLPPPASAAQRLEIYPGTGPYGLDALRAKGAGGMGRMQSLKFTSSVPRSRVLDYARAQRVTPFVLLLAIYQRAISAVSGVATVVTGVPFANRPGAAAQKLVGPLSNTIPVSTRHEPGEPLAAVIKRVQRAVINAAARQDMEPAALYPEGMSTRTAGFELPFPQLFNAWNSRSAGSRIALGDNQWMSLRLLPNETCRVAFEITLDEHTEHISGRIDMDAAAYGDHAGQVIEQMISDLQGIPGD
- a CDS encoding catalase translates to MKKLTNATGAPVSDNLNIQTAGPRGPALLQDIWLLEKLAHFDREVIPERRMHAKGAGAYGTFTVTHDISRYTKADIFSAVGKQTPLFVRFSSVAGERGAADAERDIRGFAVKFYTDEGNWDIVGNNTPVFFFRDPLRFADLNHVVKRDPRTGLRNANSNWDFWSLLPEALHQVTIVMSDRGIPRSFRHMHGFGSHTFSLIDRDNRRVWVKFHFVCQQGIENLTDAEAAAVIGKDRESNLRDLYESIEQGRFPRWKLCIQVMEEAQANTYRHNPFDLTKVWPHGQFPLIEVGTLELNRNAENHFAEIEQAAFSPANVVPGIGFSPDRMLQARLFSYGDAQRYRLGVNFNHIPVNAPRCPYHSYHRDGAMRTDGNLGGTASYFPNSVGEWEDTPALSEPPLPLEGFAQHYDHRLEEDHYEQPGNLFRLLSPARQQALFENTARAMDGVAQAIRQRHIDNCSKADPAYGRGVAQALERLVPLDKPGL